The nucleotide window TTTCTGCGAAAGCACCAGTTCAAATCCATGACGGCCTTTTTCGGATCCACTCAAAATATCAACGGTGAAATCATATAAATGCCGAGGATTATAACCGGAAAAAACATATCCATCATAACAAAACCCGGTTGATATATTTTTTTCAGTTACAGGCTCAGCATTCATTTTTGCGTAAAAAGCATAGTATTTGGGATCAGATCCATCACCTACAATAGAAATTGATGCGTCTTCTTTAAATGAAATAACATTCCCACCAAACTTCTGCGCGCCCATCATGACCAGCATGCGATCAGAAATTAAATCCTCATCTATCCTTTTCTTTGCAACCACAAATTCCCACCCATTAACGCGAGTAGAAAAAACAGTCCCACCATAAAGTTCATTTCCGTGAATATAATCCAGCGCTGAGCCCTGAAAATTGCGCTCGATATGTGGATAATGCCAGTCGATATTTGTAGCCGGATGAAGCGAAGGCTTCAGCCCAGGCGGGATTTTTAAAGAGTGATAGCCAACGCAATAATCACGCCAGTCGCTGGTATCCACTTTCACATCGTCAATATTGATCGTATCCACGTCCGCCTCCTGTTTACAGGCCATAACCAGCGTGCAAAGCACGAGCATGAGAACCTTGCGGCAGCGTAAAAACAGTTTTTCAAACACGTCGGATGATCCTGCCTGCGTTGGGGTTTGCTGTTAGCACGACAAATGTCAGGTCTCTGGCAAAAAACAGCTTTCCGTTTTCCGGCGCTAATATATCGGGAAGCTGGCTCAGAACCGAGGGTTCCCAGAACCGGAAATAAAACCATTTCCCGCTTTCATCCTGAATGCGGACAAACTTGCGAAAATGCCGCCAGATATCCTCAAACCCGATGCACGACCGAATATAAATCCCTGGCTCCTTGTGCCACAAATGGGCGGTTGTCATGCTTTCGGGCAGTTTGGGATTGTAGGTTAACAACCGGCGCGTCATATCTGCGGACGGATCAAGCTCTAGCAGATAAGGGGCGACGTCTTTAAGGTCTTGCGCCGCCTGTCCTTTAAAAAGACATCGACAGGGCAAACCGCATTCCGCAATCTCGTCAAAGCCTGATTGCAGCTTTGCCGCATCTATAATCGCATAGGTCCGCATCACCGGCCCGCGGCTCACATC belongs to Thalassospira sp. TSL5-1 and includes:
- a CDS encoding DUF4123 domain-containing protein, whose translation is MSVSEAWIGDCHLKEIDGQRECRCQVAVWADGFDVFHARLMEHLEAQGLNLLWVEEGLSASHYLRRHRDQQSQIGVLARAVHGGHPVELGPVNFQNVGIGPEAEQNYLAYDDIADPSPLDDQFGVWPVKNVPDMLLDPLFGQLEPENSEIAQDGDVSRGPVMRTYAIIDAAKLQSGFDEIAECGLPCRCLFKGQAAQDLKDVAPYLLELDPSADMTRRLLTYNPKLPESMTTAHLWHKEPGIYIRSCIGFEDIWRHFRKFVRIQDESGKWFYFRFWEPSVLSQLPDILAPENGKLFFARDLTFVVLTANPNAGRIIRRV